The following nucleotide sequence is from Gymnodinialimonas phycosphaerae.
CCGCCACGCGAGTGATCCCGTGGGTCTTTGCAAGGTAATAGGCGGTTGCAAGACCATGACCGCCGCCGCCGATGACCACCGCATCGTACTTGGGCTTCAGGGTGCCCTTGGCCCAGGTCTGCGGCCAGTCCTTGTGGCCGCGCAGCGCCTGTTGCGCAAGGGTGAAAGCTGAATGCCGCTTCATTGGTTAAGGCCATTAACGTATGTGATGAACTCCGCAATATCGGCAGGATCAGCGGTTTGACCTGTGAAACCATCGATGTAGGCGGCGACGCGGGACATGCGTGTGTCGATGTCTTCATGCAGGTCCAACGCGTGATAGCCCAACTGCATGAAATAGAGGATGCGCGCGCGGGCTTCAGCCTCGCCATTGGGGTAGTCATGGCGGTCAAACATGGCGCGAATGGCTTCAAGGCGGGCGGTGTCGGCAGCGTCGATTGCGTCGCGTACGCCTTTATCGCGGCGGGCCCATTCACGGATGGCGAAATCAAGGCCGGGGTCGAAGTGGCTCGAGTCCACAAAGCACCGGAAAAAGTTGCATAGCGCCTGCGCAATGGACCGCGACGGCCGCGCGCAATGGTCGATGATGGAGCGCGTGTTGCGCGTCTGCCAATCCTGAAGCAAAGCGCTAAGCAACTTATCCCGATCACTAAAATACCAATAGAATGAAGATCTTGAGACTCCGAGACGCGTCGCCAGCGCCGCGATCTTGACCTGTGCCACGCCCGCGTTGACCAGCACGTCGCGTGCCGCGTTCAGCCAATCCTCACGGGTGACTTTGACATGGCCGACAAGTGGATCTTTGCCTGGGTCGTCTCGGTGTAGCGGCGGGACGGTACGCATGTTCAGCTCTCCGGCAGAGCGCCGCCGCGCTGGGTGCGGCGGGCAATATCGGCTTGTAGCGCGTCAAGCCGGTCGGGGTCGACCTTTGGGCCTTTCGGATCGGCCAGGATGCCTTGCCACACGTCCCGAGCGCGGTTGGAGGCGTCCTTCGCGCCACGCTCCGTCCAGGTGCCGAAGTTGGCATAATCATGGATGATGGGCTCGTAGAATTCGGTTTGGAACCGGGCCATGGTTTGAGCGGTCGCGAAGAAATGGCCGCTTGGAGCAGTCTCTGCGATGGCGTCGAGACCGATCTCCGCATCATTCGCCTCGGCGCCCGCGCAAAGCTCGGCCACCATGTTCAGGACTTCAGCGTCGGTGATCAGTTTTTCATAGCTGACGCTGAGCCCACCTTCGAGCCAACCGGCAGAATGGATGACGATCGTGGCCCCCGCCATGAGGCAGCCCCAGAGGCCGAATTGATTTTCATTGGCGGCTTGCACGTCGTTCAGGTTGGCGGCGGACCCCGCCGCCGACCGCCACGGCAGGCCGAGGAAGCGGGCCAATTGGCCCGCCGCCAGGGAGGCTTGGAAATGCGATGGCGTGCCAAAAGCTGGCGCACCGGACTTCATGTCGACGTTGGACGTGAAGGTGCCGTAGCACACCGGCGCGCCGGGTTTGGTTAACTGCGTTAAGGTTATCGCGGCTAAGGCCTCGGCGTGGGAAAGCGTGATTGCGCCTGCAACCGTGATCGGCGCCATGGCCCCCATAAGCGTGAAGGGCGTGAC
It contains:
- a CDS encoding TetR/AcrR family transcriptional regulator — translated: MRTVPPLHRDDPGKDPLVGHVKVTREDWLNAARDVLVNAGVAQVKIAALATRLGVSRSSFYWYFSDRDKLLSALLQDWQTRNTRSIIDHCARPSRSIAQALCNFFRCFVDSSHFDPGLDFAIREWARRDKGVRDAIDAADTARLEAIRAMFDRHDYPNGEAEARARILYFMQLGYHALDLHEDIDTRMSRVAAYIDGFTGQTADPADIAEFITYVNGLNQ
- a CDS encoding trimethylamine methyltransferase family protein, translated to MSQPTRNRGRNRAGPRPSARVTNYGQLRNPFPSMDVFSADRIEAMHEAALDILERLGMRVLLPEAQAIFAAGGAIVKDEMVRIGRDMVAAAVASAPTRIEGRAGVAHRDIVLELGSLVFQPGAGAPHATDEIRGRRPGCARDFKELIQLTHHFDVFQMLPPLVEPQDVATNIRHYFTLEAQLTHSDKFPFIFSRGTPQVMDSFEMLRDFRGLTDEAFSDQPRCYTIINTNSPRTLDIPMAQGLIDFARAGQISIVTPFTLMGAMAPITVAGAITLSHAEALAAITLTQLTKPGAPVCYGTFTSNVDMKSGAPAFGTPSHFQASLAAGQLARFLGLPWRSAAGSAANLNDVQAANENQFGLWGCLMAGATIVIHSAGWLEGGLSVSYEKLITDAEVLNMVAELCAGAEANDAEIGLDAIAETAPSGHFFATAQTMARFQTEFYEPIIHDYANFGTWTERGAKDASNRARDVWQGILADPKGPKVDPDRLDALQADIARRTQRGGALPES